CCTTGCCCCCATCCCCACCCCTTCCCCCGTTGGAAACTGCACCCAACAAGGGAAGGGAGTTCCCTCCCCTGTTGTGATGTTCTTCCACAACGGTGCTCAAGCGGGAACGGAGTTAAAAAAACGCCCCTGCCGGGTCTTGGCAGAGGCGTTTGGTTTGTTGGAGAGAGCGTTATTTGAGAGTCACGTTCGCGGCTTGCAAACCCTTGGGGCCTTTCTCAATGGAAAACTCTACCATCTGGCCTTCTTTGAGCTTGCGGTAGCCTTCCATTTCGATGGCCGAATAGTGGACAAACACGTCCTCGCCGCCATCATGGGCAATGAAGCCGTAGCCCTTGGTGGCATTGAACCACTTCACGGTACCGGTAATACGTTCGTCTGACATTGGACTTGCCTCCTATGGCACAAAAAATAGGGTTGTTAGGCGCTAGCGTCCCTCGCTTTGCTCACGAAAAATGGCCTGAGCAACGACCCGCCCAGACCATCAAAAGTGAGACCTCCGAGAACTTACTGCATCCTAATTGGCCGCGATTTTACTATGCTGAAAAAAAACCGTCAACTAGGCCATCAGTCCAAATCTTTACGCCCTGCCTCCTTCGTGGTATCATCTCCCTAGCACTATCGAGTCTCAACCTCGGCCTGCACCACCGCCGGGGTTTTTGTTTGCAATAACCAGTAACCAATAACTAATTACTGGTTATTGGTTATTGATGATTGAAGCTATGCTCACAAAACGCACCAACCTCCGCAACATCGCCATCATCGCCCACGTTGACCACGGCAAAACCACCCTGGTGGACGGCCTGCTTCGGCAGGCCCACACCTTCCGCAACAACCAGCAGGTGGCCGAGCGGGTCATGGACTCGAACGACCTGGAGCGCGAGCGCGGGATGACCATCCTGGCCAAGAACACCGCCGTCGTCTACAACGGTATCAAGATCAACATCATGGACACCCCCGGACACGCCGATTTTGGCGGCGAAGTCGAGCGGGTGATGGGCATGGTGGACGGGGTTTTGCTGGTGGTGGACGCCGCCGAAGGCCCCATGCCGCAAACCCGGTTCGTCCTGCGCAAGGCGCTGGAAATGGGCCACAAGGCCATCGTCGTCATCAACAAAGTGGATCGCAAAGACGCCACCCCGGCTGACACCCTCAACAAAACCTTCGACCTTTTCATCGAACTCGGGGCCAGCGAAGAACAGGCCAGCTTCCCCATCGTCTACACCAACGCCCTCAGCCAGCAGGCCGGCCTCACCCCGGAACTGGGGCCGGACTACCAGCCGTTATACGACGCCATCCTCGAACACATCCCGCCGCCGGAAGTGGATGCCGAATCGCCCCTGCAATTGCTCGTCGCCAACCAGAGCTACGACGACTACAAAGGCATCATCGCCGTGGGCCGCATTTTTGCCGGGCGCATTCAACTGGGGCAAGAGATTGCCCGTATTGACTTGCACGGGCAGGTGACGATGTCGAAAGTCCGCTACCTGTTTGTCTTTCAGGGATTGCAGAGAGTGGAAGTGGAAGCCGCCGAGGCCGGGGAGATCATCGCCCTGGCCGGGATCGAGGCTATTGGCATCGGCGAAACCATCGCCGACCCGGAAAATCCGGTTGGCCTGCCGCCGATTCGGGTGGAGGCTCCCACGGTGCGCATGACCTTTGGCGTGAGCACCTCCCCGTTCGCCGGACGCGAAGGCACGTGGGGCACCTCGCGCAAAATCCGCGAGCGCCTCTTCGACGAACTCAAGAACAACGTCGCCCTGCGCGTCGAAGAAACGGATAAGGCCGACACCTTCCTCGTCTCCGGGCGGGGCGAACTGCACCTGGGCATTTTGATTGAGACAATGCGCCGCGAAGGTTATGAGTTTCAAGTGTCGAAGCCGGAAGTGATTTTCCGCAAAGGGGAAGCGGGTGAGACGCTGGAACCCTTTGAGGAAGTTCATGTGGAAGTGGCGGAGGCCCACACCGGAACCGTCATCGAGATGTTAGGCAACCGGCGCGGCCAGATGATCAACATGGTCAACGGCGGCGACGGCTCGGTTTATCTCACCTACGTTGTGCCCACCCGCGGCCTGCTCGGTTTCCGCCAGCAGTTTCTCACCGCCACTCAGGGCATGGGCGTGATGAACACCCTCTTTCACGATTACCTGCCTATGGCCGGCTCCATCCCCGAACGCTCACAAGGCTCGCTCGTGGCCTGGGAGACCGGCACAGCCACCGCCTTCGCCATCCGCAACGCCGAAGAGCGCGGCTACCTGTTCATCGAACCCGGCACCGAAGTGTACGAAGGCATGGTCATCGGCCAGCACCAGCGGCCCGGCGACCTCAGCGTCAACATTGCCAAGAAGAAGCAATTGACCAACGTGCGCGCCGCCCGCGCCGAAATTCTAGTGAGCCTGACCCCGGCCCGCAAGATGAGCCTCGACGAGTGCATCGAGTACATCGCCGAGGACGAACTGCTCGAAGTCACGCCGCAAAACATCCGCATCCGCAAGCGTATCCTCAGCGCCGACGAGCGTGGCAAGCTTTCGAAGAAGGCGAAAGAGGAGTTGGAAGCCGAGACGGCGTAGTTTTGTAGGGGCAGACCTGTGTGTCTGCCCCTTTTTTGATCCAGGAAGTCATACGAAGGAGTACGAAAGGCGGGGCAACCAGCGCAGGGTTAGGTATCTATGACAAAGACCCGATGACTGAGGAGCCGTGTGAGGCCGCGAAACGAGTCTCACGCACGATTCTGAATCGGCGGCGGGGAGGGTGATCTCCCTGCCGCCCGAAACTTGGGCGACGTGACCATGCGCCAAAATCATATACCGCTGTGGCGCTATTCTTTTGAATCTTGTTTGCCGATAACTTTTCTCAACTCATCGATATTAACTGATATTGTGCGCTTCGCTTTTTTATCCCAAAACTGCATGACACCCGTTGCTGAGTCGATTTGAAATAGTACAGTGCCTAACTGTGAGACTACCACCGAGCCTAGTGTATCGTGCTGTGTGATTCGCCATTCGGGATCGCTGCTTCTCTTGGGTTGTGCGCTCATTGCTCTTGCCTCTATGGATGGATTGGCACAAAACAGTTCGCGGCCCTTTTCGATCCAGGCTAGAAGGATTACGTTGCGGGGCGGATCTCGATTGTGGGTATCTCGATATCTTGTCCGCTCGATTCTCGCATACCAATGTGCGGCAGGCCAAATTTCTCTGCCCCAGTGTTCAAAGCCAGCACTAATAGCCGGATACCCCAAGTATCGGTCATTCTGTATCGTGACATGAGCTGTAGTGTCAAATCGTAGATGAGTTGGAAAGTCTTGCTTTCGTTCAGTATAGCCGAGTGGAAGGCGAAGAAGGAAAGTGTCTTAAAGGTAGCATCGGAAAGTCTAGCTTGCTGTTCAGAGCTTGCTCCAAGATCATGGGATGCTCCAATAAACTTTGTGGCAGGCTCTAATGGCTCATTAGTCCTATAACCGACAGGAACAACGAAGAAAGGAACGCCGAGTGCCTTCTGGTCAATATTGTACTGGTCAAGTTCGACCCATGACTTGATCACAGCCATGGCGTTATTAACCCACTGTTGATCGGCCATTTTGTCTGAAGTGAAATCTAATATTGGCCTTCCAAGGGGCACTTCCATACTTTCTGCTGGCTGGAAGACATCAAACAGATGCTCATCGGAATCAGGAACTAGCGTGAGAGACTTAATCCCAATCTTGGCGGAACATGTCGTTATGCTCAGGGTTTGATACACCTGAACTGAATTGGCTTTTTTGTCAATGAGGCATATTAACAAAGGATACTTGTGGCTGAGCAACCATTCCACTGATTTCGAGTCCTCATATCCAATTTCGCGTTTCTCACTTTTCACCTGCACAAAGTAATAGTTCTGCACATGCAGTCTATGCCCAATCCGGGTGCCGAGCGTACAGTACAAATCGATTCCGGCATCCTCGGGATGCGGGACAGGAGTGGAAGTGCCAAACGCCGAGAAGATGTACTGTGCCAAGTATTCAGAGCGAGTACCTTCATGAAAATTGGGGGCGATTGCTCCAGTTATTGTCATCGTGTCACACTTGAATTGATACTGACCCGCCGAATTAAGTCTGCGCGCCCAACGGGTACACATCAGCCGTTTGCGGAGCGCCAGCGGAGCAAATCGGCTCCATGCGGTTGTTGGGCCGCAATCTGGTATGCTCGACAAATCCACTACGCATCTCCTGAAACCTGTAGTCGGAGTTTAGTGAATTTCAATGGCGGGTTGAAGTTGAAATACGGATCCAAGTAGTAACGCATGGATGCATCGATCCCTTGAGCTTGAACGACCAAGCCGTTGGTGTTGAACATTATGACTTTCAAGAGGTGATGTAAAAGCACTGAAAACGCATACCCTTCGTCGTGTAAGAAAAACCTTGTTGAACCATCATCATTACCGAAATCCATTAAGCCGTCATTTTGTAATAGACATAGTCCAGGTTGGTATATCAGATGCGGTGCATTGTCCCAACCAACCTGATTACCAGCATTGCGGAAGTGCTCAAGAAACACATTCGTGTCCTTCCAGCCAGCATACCCAACAACGTACGCCCTTATGCTACTCAGTTTTTGAAGTTTTCTCACCTCAGCATCAGTGCCATTGACTATCCCGGCTCCTTTCTGAAGCAATAATACCTTCTGAGAACTTCTAAATGCCGAGAATAAGCTTATTGGTTCACCAGTTGAGAGATTCGACTTCACTTCAATGACGGCGATAACCCCTTCAGCCAAATAGGTGTTGACCGGCGTCAAGCTGGTGATAACAGGGAAATCCCCGCGATAGATGATCACGTCTTGTTGACCTGACCTTTGCCCTCGGCCATCGATGATCTCTCCGCTTCCTATAACTATGTTCTTTGGAAGAAAGCTTGATAAAACATCCTTCACGAAGTGCTCCCGCGCAAACCCTAAATCCGTTGATTGCTGTAGCGCTTCCCTCGAGTAGGAATACCACTCGCTCATCAATCGTTCGATAGCTCCGGCATAGCTCAGGAAATTGAACATAGCTCAACCTGTGAGTTGAAAGTAATGAACTGCGGGCCAACTCTATTTTAAACCGCACCGCCCTTAAAAGTGTTATGACCGGTGCGCCCGTAAATTTTTATGGCCGCTGCGGCATGAAAAACCTATGTGCCGCAAACAGCCAATCATGGCTAAAGTGTACGCCACTCCTGTTTCCTGTCAACAACAGCGATTGCCTGGAATGCCGTGTGCGCGCAAAGATTGATACTGTTGGCGAAATCGGCAACGGATGAGGTAACGGATGTAGCGGATGGACGCGCTATCCGTTACATCCGTTACAAAATCCGTTGCCAGTAGTGGGCGCAACAATTCGCCAACAGCATCAAAGGTTGTCGGGGCCAAATCTGCCGGAGTGGTGCGGACGCGAAGCGGGCAACCCGCCCCGAGCATCTTCAATTCGTGGCCGACATGTTTTACGTGCACACGAATGCCGCAGCCTCACTTGCCGTTTTCCTCAGCGGTGTATAATCCTGCCATGCGCCGCACTCTCATCGGCATTGTCTTATATGTTCTGCTCTTCGCCCTCACGCCAATGGCGAAGGCCGAGGACGCGCCGTCACCCGTGTCTTCCCTCGAAGACCAAAGCGACCTGTGCGTGGCTGGGTATCAGTTGGCGCACATGGGCCAGTGCCCGCTGGAAGGCCCCGGCGGGCGGGCCGAACTGCGCCAGCGTTACGAACTGCCGGCCCAACTGCCTGCGCTCGAAGTCGCCTTCTTCGAGCCAGCCCAACCGCCCATCACCCGCGCTTACGCCAGAGTCACGGTTGCCGATGCGCCCGTGTTCGCCAGGCCGGAAGATGCGGCGGCGGGCGTCGTGAAACGCGCCATCCGCAAAGGCTTCATCTACGTTAGCATTGGCAAGACGGTTGAATACAACGGCGAAGAGTTCATCCGCATCAACAGCGATGAATACATGCGCCGGGCCGACCTGTCGCTGGTCTCGCCATCCGATTATCAAGGCTTTCTGCTGGCCGAACAACCCCAGCGCCCCTTCGCCTGGGTCGTGCGCAAGTTCCAGCCGCGCCTCACTCCGAACGGCCAGAAGAATCCTGAAGCCCCCGTTCTCAACCGTTACGACCTCGTCCAGATTTACGGCAAAAGGCGCGCGGGCGAGTACGACTGGTATCTGGTGGGCAATGACCAGTGGGTGGAACAGCGCAACCTGTCCGTCGTCGAAGTCATCGGGCCGCCGGAGGGCGTGACCGGCAAGTGGATAGCCGTCAACCTGTTTGAGCAGACGATGTCCGTTTACGAAGGCGAGCAGATGGTGTACGCCTCACTCGTCTCCAGCGGCCTGGGCGCATGGCCTACCCGCCCCGGCCTCTTCCAAATTTACAGCAAGCTGGAGAGCACCAAGATGAGCGGCGCGTACGCCGCCGACAAATCTGATTTCTATTTTCTCGAAGATGTGCCCTGGACGATGTATTTCGATCAGTCCATCGCCCTGCACGGCGCATACTGGCACGACGGCTACGGCTTCCGCAAATCGCACGGCTGTGTCAACCTCTCACCCATCGACTCGTTCTGGCTCTACAACTGGGCCGAGCTTGGCACCAGCGTTTTCGTCTACGACCCCAGCGGCCAAACGCCCACCAACCTGCCCGCCGGCGGCGGCCCCTGAATCTCCAACCTCCAATTCTCCAATTCTCTAATCTCCAACCCTTTGATTTCCTTCCTTTCCCAACTTTCCCAATCCACCCCTCTGATTCTCGACGGGGCAACCGGCACCGAACTGGATCGCCGGGGTGTGGACATTGGCCTGCCGCTGTGGTCGGCCAACGCCCTGCTGGCCGACTCTGCCGCCGACGTTCTGCGCCAGGTTCATCTCGACTATCTCAACGCCGGGGCCGACATCATCACCGCGAATACCTTTCGCGCGCATCGCCGGGCGCTGGCGAAAAGCGCCTATCATGATCAAGCGCGCGAACTGACTCAGCGAGCGGTGGCAGTGGCAAAAGAGGCAGTAGGACGACGCGAAGCGGGCAAATCGTCCTACATTGCCGGCTCCATTGCCCCGCTTGAGGACTGTTACCAGCCACAACTTGTGCCGCCGGAGGCCGAGTGCCGGGCCGAACATTCCGAGCGCGTCCATCATCTCGTCGAAGCCGGGGTTGACCTTCTGCTCATCGAAACCATGAACACGATCCGTGAGGCAGCGATTGCGGCCAGGCTGGCCGTCATCACCGGCCTGCCAACTATCGTCAGCTTTGTGTGCGGCGCAGACGGGCGTTTGCTCTCCGGCGAGTCGCTCACAGCGGCGGCGCAGGTGATGACCCCGCTCGGCGTGGCCGCCGTTGGCGTGAATTGCACAGCCACACCCGTCATCGCCGACTGCCTCAAAGAGTTACGCTCGGCCACCGACCTGCCGTTGATCGCTTACGGCAACATCGGCTATGCCGACGCCGACGGCAACTGGGTTTGCACCGACGCCATCGAGCCGGACGCTTACGCCAACTACGCCAGAGAATGGAAAGCGAACATTATCGGAGGATGTTGTGGAACCACGCCTGAACACATTCGGAGAATCGCCAATGCCAGTTAGACGTTTATCACTCGTTGCCCTTCTGCTCCTCACTCTGTCGTGCAACACCCTCACCCGCGCCTTCACTCCGGTTGAGCCGACTCTCGCGCCGCCCCCGGCAGTGACGGACGCCCCGACGATTCCGGTTATCACCGAGACTCCGCTTACGCCAATTGACATTGAAGGCGCGCCACCGATTCTCTACACGCCGCCCGGCTGTCAAAACGTCCCACCGGCCACCGTTCCACCGGCCACCACTGTGGCCGAGCCAACGGCCACCCCGCTGGTGGCGGGCAACCCGGAGATTTCGACCGATGAGCAAAAACGAATCTTTGAAAAGCTGGTAGGCACTATCGAGCGCGTGTACGTCTATCCCGATTACAACGGCAAGGACTGGCCCGGCATCGTCAACAACTATCGGGCCAAAGTGGAAGCCGGGCTGAACACCGAGACGTTTTATATTGAAATGAATGCGATGATTGCCGATCTGGGCGACGAACATTCGCATTTTGAGTCGCCGGCAGAAGTCGCGGCCTCAAACGCGGATTTGTCAGGGGCGTTGGATTATGTGGGAATTGGAATCCTGGTGCAGTCGCTTCCTGAAAAGGGGCGGGTGACGGTGCTGGCCGTCTTTCCAAACTCGTCGGCAGAGCGCGGCGGGTTAAAGGCCCACGACAGCATTCTGGCTGTAGATGGCTCGCCGATTGCGCAGGACGGCGAGGCGCATCCGCAGTGGGTGCGCGGCCCCGAATGTTCGGCGGTAGTGTTGTCGGTGGAGTCGCCGGGGCAGTCGCCGCGAGACCTGGCATTCATTCGTTATCGCATCACCGACCCTCAGCCCATTGACGCCAAACTGGTGAACACGACCGACGGCTCGCGCATCGGCTACATCTTCCTGCCCACCTTCTTCGACGAGACCATTCCCGGCCAGGTGGAGCAGGCCCTGCAGGATTTTGGCGATCTTGATGGATTGATTCTGGACAACCGGATGAACGGCGGCGGATCAAGTTTGGTGGTTGAACCCATTTTGAGTTACTTCACGTCCGGCAAGCTGGGTGAATTTGCAAGCCGCAATGACTCGCGCTCGTTCAACGTCGCTTCTAATCCCATTCACAACTCGCAGACCGTGCCGCTGGTGGTGTTGGTGGGTGAGGACACCGTGAGCTTTGGCGAAATTTTTTCCGGCATTCTGCGAGACATCGGGCGGGCGAAAATTGTCGGCCAGACGACGCTAGGCAACGTGGAGACCATGTACGGCTACGACTTTGAAGATGGCTCGCGGGCCTGGATTGCGCAGGAACGATTCGACCCGCCCGTGTCGCATGAATTTTGGGAGCAAACCGGCATTGTGCCCGACGTGGAAGCCTTCGCCGACTGGGACACGTTTACGTTTGAAAATGATCCGGCGGTGACGGCGGCGGTGGAATTGCTGGGGCATAAATAAGACAACGGATTCAACGAATTACACGGATAGCGATTGATCCTTTGAATTCGTCAAATCCGTTGTCCTCATCTCACCCCCCACTCCCACATTCCATAAGCCACTTTCTTGTCCAGCGGGTGGCCGGACTGGCTCAGGGCGACTCCAATCTCGCCATGATGATAGGACTCGTGGGCAATGGCATAACCGACGAACGCGGTTGGATGCGGCTTGAAGCCTTTGATTTTTCCCGCCTGCGCGCCCGCCTCTATTAGTTTCGCCATCGCCTGGCCCGACGCTTCCAACGACTTCTTCAACAGCTTCTTGTCGCCCGTTTTCTCTTTCGGAATCTTCGTCAGCCCTTTCGACAAGTCAGGCGTCAACTCCAACCACATCAAGCGCGTGTTGTGAACATGGGTAAACATCGCGCCCACGCTCCGGCCCTTGCCGCCTGCCGTGTCTTCCAATGCTTCCGAAGGAATCGCTTCGAGCAGGTAGAGGTTGATGCGGCAGTGGATGTTCCAAGTGTCAACGAGCGAGTCGTCCATAGCTTCTCCTATTGCTTCTGTTGAGAGACCAAAAGAATATTCCAGAGTCGAACACTCTGAACCACCAACAAGCCAGAGACGCTCCAGGAATCATCATAGAGCCTTTCGCGGACTTCAGCCTCGCTCTCGGCTTCGACGATCAGCAGGATTTCACCAGTATCGGCCAGCGGCCCGCCAAGCAGAACAAAGCCCTCGGCGGCCAGTTGGTTCATAAACTGCGCGTGTTCGGGCCAGCCCTCTTGCTCGCGCATGGTTTTGCCTGCGACCCAGGCGGGGCCGCGCCTTCGAATCACGACAAAGGTATTCTTATCCATCAGACTGCATCGTAGCGAAAGCAATCCACCGCGTGATCATTCACCAGGCCCGCCGCCTGCATAAAGGCATAGCAAATTGTCGAGCCGACGAACTTGAAACCGCGCTTGAGGAGGTCTTTGCTCATCGCGTCCGACTCTTGGGTCTTGGGCGGAATCTCGGACAAGGACTTGAAACTGTTTTTGATGGGTTGGCCGCCGACAAAACCCCAAATGTACTTGTCGAACGAGCCGAACTCGCGCTGGACTTCGAGGAAGGCGCGGGCGTTGCTAATGGCGGCCCGCACCTTGAGTTTGTTGCGGACGATGCCTGGGTCGGCCAGCAGGCGGGCCACGTCAGCCTCAGTATAAGCCGCCACTTTTACAGGGTCGAACCCATCAAACGCCCGGCGGTAGTTTTCGCGCTTGTTGAGGATGGTCTGCCAGGTCAGACCGGCCTGCGCCCCCTCCAAAATCAGGAACTCAAAGAGTCTCCGGTCGTCATGGACGGGAACGCCCCACTCGGTATCGTGGTAGTCAATCATTAGCTGGTTTTGGCCGGGCCAGGCGCACCTTTTCATGGCTAGAACTTTAGTTCTATCTCGCCTGCCTGTCAACAACCCCTGCCTTAAAATTTGCCGGTTGACTTAGAACTTGCGTTCGCATATAATCTGAGCATCAACAATAGACCATCCGGTCTGGAGATTGGAGAGTAACATGGCTAAAGGCAAACTTTCGGAACGACAGCGCGACATCCTGGATTTTATTCGGGAATTTCAGCGCCAGTACGGCTACCCACCCACCATCCGCCAAATCGGCGAAAAGGTGGGCATCTCGTCCACCTCAGTCGTCAACTACAACCTGAACAAGTTGGAGAAGGACGGCTATCTCAACCGCGATCTTAAAGTGTCGCGCGGCCTGCGGCTGGTGGAAGCCGCCGAGGCGGTGCTAAGCAACGTCGTCGGCCCCGTCGTCCGAATCCCGCTGGTGGGCCGTATCTTTGCCAGCCAGCCCGTGCCAGTGCCGGGCGCCGCCACTTCATTCGCCCCGGACGAAGCCATTGAGATCACGCGCGGCCTGGTCAAAGACCCGGAAAATCTGTTCGCCCTGCAAGTGCGCGGCGACTCGATGATTGACGCGATGGTGAACGACGGCGATATTGTGGTGATGCGAAAGCAAGAGCAGGCCCGCAACGGCGAAATGGTGGCCGTGTGGCTGAATGATCGTGAAGAGACGACGCTCAAGCACTTCTATCTCGAAAACGGTCGTGTCCGCCTGCAACCCGCCAACCCGACAATGGGCCCCATCTACGCCGATCCGAGGAACGTGCAAGTGCAAGGCAAAGTGGTGCTGGTGCTAAGGCAGATGAAGTAGCTCAAAGAGCTGGCACTGGTACCGAATTCTTATATCACAGTACTTGGGTTAGTGATAGTCTAAGCTCAGTGTAAAAACTGAATAAACTCCGATAAAGGCAAATCCAGTGAAAACTGGAGACGCAAAGCTATGGGTCTAACACCGCGAAAGCGGTTATGACCGCCAGGCCTCCGAAGAGAAAACGCGCTGTTTGCTCCAACGGGCCTGGAAATTCCAGGCCCGTTTTATTTTCCAAACATCGTGCCTGGCGCTCGAAAGAGAGGTTACATGACAAAAAACCATTCTCGTTATTTCAAACGCATCGCATCAACGATGATTGCCCTGTCTCTCATCGCAGCGTTGCTGGCCGCGCCCTCCCGCGCGCCCGCGCTTGCTTCGGCCAGCCCGCAATCCTACATCGTCCAGGGCGGCAATATTGATCGCCTCAGCGGCATCGTCGAGCGTTACGGCGGCACGGTCACTTCGCGGCTGGAGATCATTCACGCTGTCGGCGCGCTACTCTCGCCCTCGGTCATCAGCCGCTTGCAAACCGAGCCGGGCATCACTGCTGTTACCCCGAACACTCAAGTCAAACTTGTCAGTGGCGGCGGTGACGGCGATGACATGGAAGTGGGCACAGGCTCCAACTCGCCAGCGACTGACTATCCAGATGTTGTCGGCGCTGATGTGGTTTGGGCGCAAGGCGTCATTGGCAAGGGTGTCACCGTCGCCGTTGTAGACACCGGGCTGGGCAAACACAAGGGCCTCTTCCGCGATGTGAAGGGCGCCAAAAAGGCGCCGATGGTGAATGGAACGGCGTTGCCCCCGGAGTCAGGCTCGTGGGTGTGCGCGTGCTCAACGAAGAAGGGTACGGCACTTACGAGCAAGTCATCAAAGGCATCGAATGGGTCGTCAAGAATAAAGACAAATACAAGATTCAGGTGATGAATCTTTCAATGACCGGGCCAATCGCCGCGCCCTACTGGGCTGACCCGCTCAGCCAGGCTGTGACCGCGGCCTGGGCTGCGGGCATCACAGTTGTCGTCGCCGGCGGCAATGGGGGGCCGGACGCAATGAGCATCGGCGTCCCCGGCTACAATCCCTACGCTATCACGGTCGGCGTCTTCACCGACAACTACACGCCAGGCGATTGGAGCGACGACTATATCACGCCATTCTCTGCCGCCGGCCCCACCACCGACGGTTTCGTCAAGCCCGATCTGGTCGCGCCGGGCGCGCACATGGTCTCCACCATGCTGGCCCGCAGTTATCTTGCGCGCAACCATCAGGCGAGTCAGATCAGCAACAACTACTTCTCAATGGCCGGGAGTTCACAGGCGGCGGCCACCGTCTCCGGAGTGGCGACCCTGGTTCTATCCCACAACTCCGGTTTGACTCCCGATCAGGTCAAGTTCCGGCTCACGGCAACAGCCCGCCCATGGATTGATTTATCCACCTGCCCGGCCGGCGTCGTCCAACTTACGACAGAACCCGACAGTTGCCGGGCGCTCTACAGCATGTGGCAACAGGGCGCTGGCCGGGCGGCGGCATCCGAGGCAGTGTTTGGTGACTTGCCTGCCCTCTCAGCCAACCAGGGCATGGACATCCAGGCTGACTTGCGCGGCGAGGTTCACTACGAAGGCTACTCTTACTACAATCCCGAAACTGAAACCTTCCAACTGCGCGGCGATGGTTTTGGGCAATGGGCTGGCGGTTTTGGTCAGTGGGCCGGTGGTTTCGGTCAGTGGGCCGGTGGTTTCGGCCAGTGGGCCGGTGGTTTCGGCCAGTGGGCTGGCGGCTTTGGTCAGTGGGCCGGCGGCTTTGGCCAGTGGGCTGGCGGCTTTGGTCAGTGGGCCGGTGGTTTCGGCCAATGGGCTGGTAGTTACGGCGATGCAAGCTTCGCCGCAGGATATGTGAACGGCACAGGCTTCGGCCAGTGGGCCGGTAGCAAACAATGGATTGGCTTTTTGGAGGACGGAGGGTAGCTTATCGAAAAAATGACATCGGCCATAAATAAAACAGGGAGCGGCTCACCCTGCTCCCTGTTTTCACAACTCGCTCAACAACTTGTTGCACTTCTCCAACTCCAGCTTCGCGCCCAGTTTTTCGAAGACCTGCCGGGCTTCTTCTCCATGACATTTTGCTTGAACCGCATTCGCCATCTTACTTGCCAGCAAGCCAAACTGATAATTCGTCTTCGCATTCTCAAATTGAGCATCCAGCCGCTGGAAAATAGCGGCGCTTTCTCGTAGTGCGGCCTCAGCTCCGACAAAGTTGTTTTCCGTCAGAGCAATAATGCCCACTTGCCGGGCCAGCCAGCCCTGGTGGTCAGACTCGGCCTGATTGGCCTCT
This genomic interval from Chloroflexota bacterium contains the following:
- a CDS encoding DNA-3-methyladenine glycosylase I — encoded protein: MKRCAWPGQNQLMIDYHDTEWGVPVHDDRRLFEFLILEGAQAGLTWQTILNKRENYRRAFDGFDPVKVAAYTEADVARLLADPGIVRNKLKVRAAISNARAFLEVQREFGSFDKYIWGFVGGQPIKNSFKSLSEIPPKTQESDAMSKDLLKRGFKFVGSTICYAFMQAAGLVNDHAVDCFRYDAV
- a CDS encoding cold-shock protein, which gives rise to MSDERITGTVKWFNATKGYGFIAHDGGEDVFVHYSAIEMEGYRKLKEGQMVEFSIEKGPKGLQAANVTLK
- the typA gene encoding translational GTPase TypA gives rise to the protein MLTKRTNLRNIAIIAHVDHGKTTLVDGLLRQAHTFRNNQQVAERVMDSNDLERERGMTILAKNTAVVYNGIKINIMDTPGHADFGGEVERVMGMVDGVLLVVDAAEGPMPQTRFVLRKALEMGHKAIVVINKVDRKDATPADTLNKTFDLFIELGASEEQASFPIVYTNALSQQAGLTPELGPDYQPLYDAILEHIPPPEVDAESPLQLLVANQSYDDYKGIIAVGRIFAGRIQLGQEIARIDLHGQVTMSKVRYLFVFQGLQRVEVEAAEAGEIIALAGIEAIGIGETIADPENPVGLPPIRVEAPTVRMTFGVSTSPFAGREGTWGTSRKIRERLFDELKNNVALRVEETDKADTFLVSGRGELHLGILIETMRREGYEFQVSKPEVIFRKGEAGETLEPFEEVHVEVAEAHTGTVIEMLGNRRGQMINMVNGGDGSVYLTYVVPTRGLLGFRQQFLTATQGMGVMNTLFHDYLPMAGSIPERSQGSLVAWETGTATAFAIRNAEERGYLFIEPGTEVYEGMVIGQHQRPGDLSVNIAKKKQLTNVRAARAEILVSLTPARKMSLDECIEYIAEDELLEVTPQNIRIRKRILSADERGKLSKKAKEELEAETA
- a CDS encoding L,D-transpeptidase; translated protein: MRRTLIGIVLYVLLFALTPMAKAEDAPSPVSSLEDQSDLCVAGYQLAHMGQCPLEGPGGRAELRQRYELPAQLPALEVAFFEPAQPPITRAYARVTVADAPVFARPEDAAAGVVKRAIRKGFIYVSIGKTVEYNGEEFIRINSDEYMRRADLSLVSPSDYQGFLLAEQPQRPFAWVVRKFQPRLTPNGQKNPEAPVLNRYDLVQIYGKRRAGEYDWYLVGNDQWVEQRNLSVVEVIGPPEGVTGKWIAVNLFEQTMSVYEGEQMVYASLVSSGLGAWPTRPGLFQIYSKLESTKMSGAYAADKSDFYFLEDVPWTMYFDQSIALHGAYWHDGYGFRKSHGCVNLSPIDSFWLYNWAELGTSVFVYDPSGQTPTNLPAGGGP
- a CDS encoding homocysteine S-methyltransferase family protein, with the translated sequence MISFLSQLSQSTPLILDGATGTELDRRGVDIGLPLWSANALLADSAADVLRQVHLDYLNAGADIITANTFRAHRRALAKSAYHDQARELTQRAVAVAKEAVGRREAGKSSYIAGSIAPLEDCYQPQLVPPEAECRAEHSERVHHLVEAGVDLLLIETMNTIREAAIAARLAVITGLPTIVSFVCGADGRLLSGESLTAAAQVMTPLGVAAVGVNCTATPVIADCLKELRSATDLPLIAYGNIGYADADGNWVCTDAIEPDAYANYAREWKANIIGGCCGTTPEHIRRIANAS
- a CDS encoding PDZ domain-containing protein, producing MPVRRLSLVALLLLTLSCNTLTRAFTPVEPTLAPPPAVTDAPTIPVITETPLTPIDIEGAPPILYTPPGCQNVPPATVPPATTVAEPTATPLVAGNPEISTDEQKRIFEKLVGTIERVYVYPDYNGKDWPGIVNNYRAKVEAGLNTETFYIEMNAMIADLGDEHSHFESPAEVAASNADLSGALDYVGIGILVQSLPEKGRVTVLAVFPNSSAERGGLKAHDSILAVDGSPIAQDGEAHPQWVRGPECSAVVLSVESPGQSPRDLAFIRYRITDPQPIDAKLVNTTDGSRIGYIFLPTFFDETIPGQVEQALQDFGDLDGLILDNRMNGGGSSLVVEPILSYFTSGKLGEFASRNDSRSFNVASNPIHNSQTVPLVVLVGEDTVSFGEIFSGILRDIGRAKIVGQTTLGNVETMYGYDFEDGSRAWIAQERFDPPVSHEFWEQTGIVPDVEAFADWDTFTFENDPAVTAAVELLGHK